A region from the Stutzerimonas stutzeri genome encodes:
- a CDS encoding DNA methylase — protein sequence MASEISGKDLGIDIEKGEGELFKWFIASFLFGKRIQRDIAAEAYRVIVDEHGRDTPGKLGHCSRRELVRMLGEGHYTRYDESTAERLLKLCAKLNSEYGGKLGNLREQSKDRRDLEKRLAEFEGVGPKTVEIFMREAGKVWR from the coding sequence ATGGCCAGTGAGATCAGCGGCAAGGACCTGGGAATCGATATCGAGAAGGGCGAGGGCGAGCTGTTCAAGTGGTTCATCGCCAGCTTCCTGTTCGGCAAGCGCATCCAGCGGGACATCGCCGCCGAAGCCTATCGGGTGATCGTCGACGAACATGGACGCGACACGCCGGGCAAACTAGGCCATTGCAGCAGGCGGGAGCTGGTGCGCATGCTCGGTGAGGGTCATTACACGCGCTATGACGAGTCGACTGCCGAACGCCTGCTCAAGCTGTGCGCCAAGCTCAACAGTGAATACGGCGGCAAGCTGGGCAACCTTCGCGAACAGAGCAAGGACCGCAGGGACCTGGAGAAGCGGCTGGCCGAGTTCGAAGGGGTCGGGCCGAAAACGGTGGAAATCTTCATGCGGGAGGCCGGGAAGGTCTGGCGCTGA
- a CDS encoding phosphatase PAP2 family protein — protein sequence MSNLRSPLRFARNPVCSQPGARLLLAGVLLSISGICSAAPLGESLLSWDHWADSAGRAARDSGTWMPLAGAVVIAAGGWDHPWQRSLSKHQYLFGDDGEDASNQLLKASTVLYATSVVFAAPDDTAFTDALDWKAANIATFVAGKTSVDELTGRLKKISGRERPDGVEDDAMPSRHSATSAAETAMTRRNLDYIDMNPTLRDAAKIGLHALDGLTGLARVEADQHYPTDVLAGIALGNFVSSFAFTLLLERDEPPTYQLSMVPALDGYALQTRIPF from the coding sequence ATGTCCAACCTCCGTTCACCGCTACGTTTCGCTCGGAATCCCGTCTGCTCGCAACCAGGCGCACGTCTGCTGCTGGCCGGCGTGTTGCTCTCCATCAGCGGTATCTGCTCGGCAGCGCCCTTGGGCGAGAGCCTCCTCTCTTGGGATCACTGGGCCGACTCGGCTGGTCGTGCGGCGCGCGACAGCGGTACCTGGATGCCGCTCGCGGGTGCCGTCGTCATCGCGGCTGGTGGCTGGGACCACCCGTGGCAGCGCTCGCTAAGCAAGCACCAGTACCTGTTCGGCGACGACGGCGAAGACGCCAGCAACCAACTGCTCAAGGCCAGCACCGTGCTCTATGCCACCAGCGTCGTGTTTGCCGCGCCCGACGATACGGCCTTTACCGACGCGCTGGACTGGAAGGCGGCGAACATCGCCACCTTCGTTGCCGGCAAGACCAGCGTCGATGAGCTGACCGGGCGACTCAAGAAAATCTCCGGGCGTGAACGCCCCGATGGGGTGGAGGACGACGCCATGCCGTCACGCCACAGCGCGACGAGCGCTGCCGAAACCGCGATGACGCGGCGCAACCTGGATTACATCGACATGAACCCGACCCTGCGCGATGCCGCCAAGATCGGTCTGCACGCCCTCGATGGGCTGACCGGGCTGGCCCGGGTAGAGGCCGATCAGCACTACCCGACCGACGTGCTGGCCGGCATCGCGCTGGGCAATTTCGTCTCCTCGTTCGCCTTCACTCTGCTGCTCGAGCGTGATGAGCCGCCCACATACCAGCTCAGCATGGTGCCCGCCCTCGACGGCTATGCGCTGCAGACCCGCATCCCCTTTTGA
- a CDS encoding TonB-dependent siderophore receptor, whose protein sequence is MRSIALPFRRPSTLAQAVRAAMLCLPLAALAASPAAWAQSASQQSVRGYDIPAGPLSSALSRFAGEAGVMLSVDARLIEGRQSSGLQGQYGVEEGFEALLQGSGLQAVRDERGTYSLAPRQEQAGTVELKPMVVEGFALGNALGEMEGYNATHSSVATKTSMPLVRTSQSVSVVTREQIDKQGSMTVAEAVRYTPGVLSNPYGNTRRYDYLAMRGINDGSVDNIIIDGLKSMGDPGSYSSLQIDPYFIERIDVLKGPSSVLYGRSNPGGLASLTTKRPQFTEAARIDLSYGSNDYKSLGFDVTGPLNENIAYRVLGVSEDADSQVDHVEETRYALMPSLAIYLNDDTSLNLYAYLQHDPNGGYHGSLPASGTLEKRNGERLSGSFFEGDPDIEEFKRTQKMVGYEFQHRFNDVWSARQNFRYLDAEVENSQVWQSGYYGPTSNLLYRGFSGGEESLHAWIVDNMLQADFSTGSVLHTVVVGLDYQSTKNKTLDEYDYSTVSPLDIANPIYTSNDLAGPATSSNALRRQKQAGLYVQDLIELDNWNFSFGLRQDWYDVSIDDAIKGKDANQGEKLSGHAGVLYAFDNGVSPYLSYSTSFNPTSNYSSGAQILKPTTGKQWEAGVKFQPVGRNDLYTLSFFTIEMENLFAKENSLVTDNFYKGVGGMKSRGVELEARVSVTERLRLLGSVTLNDVEYSKHYFTFDTSGAVVNAKGNTPYQTPERMASLWADYNFAEGLLSGLNIGGGARYVGYSWGNDAHDFKVPSYTLFDASIGYDLRRLGLLGTSVRLNANNLTDEYYVASCYSASSCYLGAERNVVATITHQF, encoded by the coding sequence ATGCGCTCCATCGCTCTTCCGTTCCGCCGCCCCAGTACGCTCGCCCAAGCCGTTCGCGCCGCCATGCTCTGCCTGCCGCTGGCAGCCCTCGCCGCCTCGCCGGCAGCCTGGGCACAGTCCGCCAGCCAGCAGTCGGTGCGTGGCTACGATATCCCCGCCGGTCCGCTGTCCAGCGCGCTTAGCCGCTTCGCCGGCGAAGCCGGGGTGATGCTGTCGGTCGATGCGCGCCTGATCGAAGGGCGGCAATCGAGCGGTCTGCAAGGCCAATACGGCGTCGAGGAAGGCTTCGAAGCGCTGCTTCAAGGGAGCGGGCTGCAGGCGGTGCGCGACGAGCGCGGCACCTACTCGCTGGCGCCGCGCCAGGAGCAGGCCGGGACTGTCGAACTAAAGCCCATGGTGGTCGAAGGCTTTGCCTTGGGTAACGCCCTGGGCGAGATGGAAGGCTACAACGCCACCCATAGCAGCGTGGCGACTAAAACGAGCATGCCGCTGGTACGTACTTCGCAGAGTGTTTCGGTGGTGACGCGGGAGCAGATCGACAAACAGGGCTCGATGACTGTCGCAGAAGCGGTGCGCTACACCCCGGGTGTGCTCAGTAATCCCTACGGCAATACGCGGCGCTACGATTATCTGGCAATGCGTGGGATCAATGACGGGTCGGTGGACAACATCATCATTGACGGCCTGAAATCCATGGGCGACCCGGGCTCGTACAGCAGCTTGCAGATCGATCCTTATTTCATTGAGCGCATCGACGTACTCAAGGGACCATCGTCTGTCCTTTATGGCCGCAGCAACCCTGGAGGTCTGGCGTCGCTGACCACCAAGCGGCCGCAATTCACCGAGGCCGCGCGCATCGATCTCTCCTACGGCAGCAATGACTATAAGAGCCTAGGGTTTGATGTGACCGGGCCGCTAAATGAGAACATCGCTTACCGCGTGCTCGGCGTATCCGAGGATGCCGACAGCCAGGTCGATCATGTCGAGGAGACTCGCTACGCGCTGATGCCAAGCCTGGCGATCTACCTCAACGATGACACCAGCCTCAACCTCTATGCCTATTTGCAGCACGATCCCAACGGCGGCTATCACGGCAGTCTGCCGGCTTCCGGAACGCTGGAGAAGCGCAACGGAGAACGACTTTCCGGCAGCTTTTTCGAGGGCGATCCGGATATCGAAGAGTTCAAGCGTACCCAGAAGATGGTCGGCTACGAGTTCCAGCACCGCTTCAATGATGTATGGAGCGCGAGACAGAACTTCCGCTATCTGGATGCAGAAGTCGAAAACAGCCAGGTTTGGCAGAGCGGCTACTATGGTCCGACCAGCAATCTTCTGTACCGTGGCTTCAGCGGAGGCGAGGAAAGTCTCCACGCATGGATCGTCGACAACATGTTGCAAGCGGATTTCAGCACCGGTTCGGTGCTGCACACGGTCGTGGTCGGACTGGATTACCAGTCCACCAAGAACAAGACGCTCGACGAATACGATTACAGCACTGTCAGCCCGCTGGACATCGCCAACCCCATCTATACAAGTAACGACTTGGCCGGCCCAGCCACCAGCAGTAACGCGCTTCGCCGACAGAAGCAGGCAGGCCTCTATGTGCAGGATCTGATCGAACTGGACAACTGGAACTTCTCCTTCGGCCTGCGGCAGGACTGGTACGACGTCTCGATCGACGATGCCATCAAAGGCAAGGATGCGAATCAGGGCGAGAAGCTCAGCGGTCACGCCGGCGTGCTCTATGCGTTCGACAACGGCGTATCGCCTTACCTTAGCTATTCCACTTCGTTCAATCCGACCTCCAACTATTCCAGTGGCGCCCAGATACTCAAGCCGACCACCGGCAAGCAATGGGAAGCAGGTGTGAAGTTTCAGCCAGTCGGTCGTAATGATCTGTACACCCTGTCGTTTTTCACCATCGAGATGGAGAATCTCTTCGCCAAGGAAAACAGCCTGGTAACTGACAACTTTTATAAAGGCGTCGGCGGGATGAAATCGCGAGGTGTCGAACTCGAAGCTCGGGTGAGCGTAACGGAGCGTCTGCGCTTGCTGGGAAGTGTCACGCTGAACGATGTCGAATACAGCAAGCACTATTTTACCTTCGACACGTCCGGTGCCGTGGTGAATGCCAAGGGCAATACGCCGTATCAGACCCCCGAGCGAATGGCCAGTCTTTGGGCCGACTATAACTTCGCCGAAGGTCTTCTCTCCGGGTTGAACATAGGGGGCGGCGCGAGGTATGTCGGCTATAGTTGGGGTAACGATGCGCATGACTTCAAAGTGCCGTCCTACACTCTGTTCGATGCCTCTATTGGCTATGACCTGCGCAGATTGGGGTTGCTCGGCACCTCGGTTCGGCTCAATGCCAACAACCTGACCGATGAGTACTACGTTGCCTCCTGCTACAGCGCGTCCTCGTGCTATCTGGGTGCTGAGCGCAATGTCGTGGCGACCATCACTCATCAGTTCTGA
- a CDS encoding DUF1850 domain-containing protein — translation MIGLCLGLAGVVWAQVPTAHFTLAWTHTIEKIRWEEDYRVTPDGLLLGEARVKGSGAGMEIPDGAELRDGTWHYQRQLPPLQPLRLGRTPEAGDFQLCFDQRCHAMSEWLGPPKADRPALELWSCAVQADSSS, via the coding sequence ATGATCGGTCTCTGCCTGGGTTTGGCCGGGGTGGTGTGGGCACAGGTGCCCACAGCCCACTTCACCCTGGCCTGGACCCACACGATCGAGAAGATCCGCTGGGAAGAAGATTACCGCGTCACGCCGGACGGGCTGCTGCTCGGTGAGGCGCGGGTCAAGGGTTCTGGTGCCGGGATGGAAATCCCCGATGGCGCCGAACTGCGTGACGGCACCTGGCACTACCAGCGCCAGCTCCCGCCGTTACAACCGCTGCGCTTGGGGCGAACCCCCGAAGCAGGGGATTTCCAACTGTGTTTCGACCAGCGTTGCCACGCGATGAGCGAATGGCTCGGCCCGCCAAAAGCGGACCGGCCCGCGCTGGAACTCTGGAGTTGCGCCGTGCAAGCGGACAGCTCCTCCTAA
- a CDS encoding PepSY-associated TM helix domain-containing protein has protein sequence MRPILVLLHRYIGLATALFLFLAGITGSVLAFHHELDEWLNPEFYRTESRGPVLAPGILVDRVEAANPRMQVWYMEFPDEPGHAALMAMVPRNDPATGKPYEERPVVHYLDAVTGEPVGTRYWGECCFSRQNLVPFLLEFHYNLSLPGNWGLWLMGIVAIFWTLDCFVSLLLTFPRGRPFFGKWWTAWKIKRQRLNHDVHRAGGLWLWLLLTPVAVSSIAMNLPEQVFKPVVSLFSPVEPSVYAARGKLPKDELGVTRYDFHRAYDFAMQHAADLGLSEPIGELYYSFEYNFYGAGFGDHDSDQGNAWLFFHGSDGSRLLGQEIPGQGTLGEQFYMLQPAIHGGRILGLPGRILIAVLGLAIAVLSATGVVIWWRKLRARRIAASKRNEALQAI, from the coding sequence ATGCGCCCGATTCTCGTTCTTCTGCACCGCTATATCGGCCTGGCCACGGCGCTGTTCCTGTTTCTCGCCGGCATCACCGGGAGCGTTCTGGCCTTTCACCATGAGCTGGACGAGTGGCTGAACCCCGAGTTCTATCGCACCGAAAGCCGCGGTCCTGTGCTGGCCCCGGGCATCCTGGTCGATCGTGTCGAGGCGGCCAATCCGCGGATGCAGGTCTGGTACATGGAGTTCCCGGACGAGCCGGGGCACGCCGCGTTGATGGCAATGGTGCCACGCAATGACCCGGCGACCGGCAAGCCGTATGAAGAGCGGCCGGTGGTGCACTATCTCGACGCCGTGACCGGCGAGCCGGTCGGGACGCGCTACTGGGGCGAGTGCTGTTTCTCGCGGCAGAATCTGGTGCCGTTCCTGCTCGAGTTTCATTACAACCTGTCGCTGCCGGGAAACTGGGGGCTCTGGTTGATGGGCATCGTGGCCATCTTCTGGACCCTCGACTGCTTCGTCTCGTTGCTGCTGACCTTTCCTCGCGGGCGGCCGTTCTTCGGCAAGTGGTGGACGGCCTGGAAGATCAAGCGCCAGCGCCTCAACCATGACGTGCATCGTGCCGGCGGCCTTTGGCTGTGGTTGCTGCTCACGCCGGTGGCGGTCAGCAGCATCGCGATGAACCTGCCCGAACAGGTGTTCAAACCAGTGGTGTCGCTATTCTCGCCGGTGGAGCCGAGCGTCTACGCGGCGCGCGGCAAGTTGCCCAAGGACGAGCTGGGCGTGACCCGGTACGACTTCCATCGGGCCTATGACTTCGCCATGCAGCACGCGGCCGACCTGGGCCTGAGCGAGCCGATCGGCGAGCTGTATTACAGCTTCGAGTACAACTTCTACGGTGCCGGCTTCGGTGATCACGACAGTGACCAGGGCAACGCTTGGCTGTTCTTTCATGGCAGTGACGGCAGTCGATTGCTGGGGCAGGAAATACCGGGGCAGGGCACGCTGGGTGAGCAGTTCTACATGTTGCAGCCGGCGATCCATGGCGGACGAATTCTCGGCTTGCCCGGACGCATCCTGATCGCCGTCCTCGGCCTGGCGATCGCTGTGCTTTCGGCAACCGGTGTGGTGATCTGGTGGCGCAAGCTGCGCGCCAGGCGCATCGCGGCCAGCAAGCGCAACGAGGCGTTGCAAGCGATCTGA
- a CDS encoding YqaA family protein has product MTDLTAYFGLFTAAFAAATLIPAQSEAVLVGLLVKGSASPGMLLAVATLGNVLGSLLNWLLGRMVERLGHKRWFPVSEQQLERAQQRYHRYGRWSLLLSWVPIIGDPLTVVAGTLREPLWSFLLLVTLAKGGRYLLLAGVTLGWL; this is encoded by the coding sequence ATGACTGATCTGACCGCCTACTTCGGCCTGTTCACTGCCGCGTTCGCCGCCGCCACGCTGATACCGGCGCAATCGGAAGCCGTGCTGGTCGGTTTGCTGGTCAAGGGCAGTGCCTCGCCGGGCATGCTGTTGGCAGTGGCCACGCTTGGCAATGTGCTGGGCTCGCTGCTCAACTGGCTGCTCGGTCGGATGGTCGAACGGCTGGGCCACAAGCGCTGGTTTCCGGTCAGCGAACAGCAGCTGGAGCGGGCACAGCAGCGCTACCACCGCTATGGTCGCTGGTCGTTGTTGCTGAGTTGGGTGCCGATCATCGGCGATCCACTGACGGTGGTCGCTGGCACCCTGCGCGAACCGCTGTGGAGCTTCCTGCTACTGGTGACCCTGGCCAAGGGCGGCCGCTACCTGCTGCTCGCCGGCGTCACCCTCGGTTGGCTGTAA
- the ampC gene encoding class C beta-lactamase produces the protein MRVSRMCRARLFVVALLAALSRLAVADADVADIDTTVTDAAQGVMVQHAIPGLAIAITTQGEQRFYNFGVASKATQQPVTRDTLFEIGSVSKTLTATLAAYAQTQGRLALTDSPSRYLPALQDSQLDKIKLIDLATHTAGDFPLQLPDEIRNEQQLRDYFRAWQPHYAAGTRRVYANPGMGLLGMVAARSLGLSYVEALQTQLLPKLGMNSTYIDIPPSERARYAQGYNKDGDPVRLNPALLANEAYGVKSTSRDLLHFVEAQLGIVETDSSVRQAMAATRTGYYRVGAMTQALVWEQYDYPVALDDLLTGNSSQMVLESQPVEAIAPPLPPQADAWINKTGSTNGFGAYVAFIPAKQLGIVILANRYYPNEARVRLAHRILSGLEK, from the coding sequence ATGCGCGTATCCAGAATGTGTCGGGCACGGCTGTTCGTCGTTGCGTTGCTGGCGGCGCTCAGCCGCCTGGCCGTGGCCGACGCGGATGTTGCCGACATCGACACGACGGTAACCGACGCCGCCCAGGGCGTGATGGTGCAACACGCGATTCCCGGTCTGGCGATAGCGATCACGACACAGGGCGAGCAGCGCTTCTACAACTTCGGTGTGGCCTCGAAGGCGACGCAGCAGCCCGTGACCCGCGACACGCTGTTCGAGATCGGCTCGGTCAGCAAGACCCTGACCGCCACCCTGGCGGCCTATGCCCAAACCCAGGGCAGGCTCGCGCTGACCGACAGCCCCAGCCGCTACCTGCCCGCCCTGCAAGATAGCCAGCTCGATAAAATCAAACTGATCGACCTGGCCACCCATACCGCCGGCGATTTCCCGCTGCAGCTGCCCGACGAGATTCGCAACGAACAACAACTGAGGGATTACTTCAGAGCCTGGCAGCCGCACTACGCAGCAGGCACACGGCGCGTCTACGCCAATCCCGGCATGGGTCTGTTGGGTATGGTTGCGGCCCGCAGCCTGGGGCTTTCCTATGTCGAGGCCTTGCAGACCCAACTGCTTCCGAAGCTTGGGATGAACAGCACCTATATCGACATTCCGCCCAGCGAAAGGGCGCGCTATGCCCAGGGCTACAACAAAGACGGCGACCCGGTCAGGCTGAACCCCGCGTTGCTGGCCAACGAAGCCTACGGCGTGAAAAGCACCAGCCGGGATCTGCTGCATTTCGTCGAAGCGCAGCTCGGTATTGTCGAAACGGACAGTTCGGTCAGACAGGCCATGGCGGCGACCCGAACCGGCTATTACCGGGTCGGAGCCATGACTCAGGCGTTGGTGTGGGAGCAGTACGACTATCCGGTCGCGCTGGACGATCTACTGACCGGCAACAGCAGCCAGATGGTGCTCGAAAGCCAGCCGGTGGAGGCGATCGCCCCGCCGCTGCCGCCGCAGGCCGATGCCTGGATCAACAAGACCGGCTCGACCAACGGATTCGGTGCCTATGTGGCCTTCATTCCGGCCAAGCAGCTGGGCATCGTCATCCTGGCCAACCGGTACTACCCGAACGAGGCACGGGTCAGGCTTGCGCACCGCATTCTGAGCGGGCTGGAAAAGTAG
- a CDS encoding fumarylacetoacetate hydrolase family protein, which translates to MNLTDPNDYLFTPAIPSLAIAGSSQRYPVRRVYCVGRNYAEHAREMGHDPDREPPFFFTKHPDSLLPDGSVFPYPPGTESVHHEIEMVVAIGRGGADIAVEQALEHVYGYAVGLDMTRRDLQAEAKKMGRPWAVAKGFDHAAPCSALVPAATIGHPSEGRIWLEINGETRQEGDLASLIWSVPEVVAYLSRLFVLEPGDLIMTGTPAGVGPVQRGDRLSGGVEGIGTLDITVG; encoded by the coding sequence GTGAATTTGACTGATCCGAACGACTACCTCTTTACCCCCGCCATTCCCAGTCTCGCGATTGCCGGCAGCAGCCAGCGCTACCCGGTGCGGCGCGTCTACTGCGTCGGCCGCAACTACGCCGAACATGCCCGCGAGATGGGCCACGACCCTGATCGTGAGCCACCCTTCTTCTTCACCAAGCACCCGGACAGCCTGCTCCCCGATGGCAGCGTGTTCCCCTACCCGCCGGGCACCGAGAGCGTGCACCACGAGATCGAGATGGTGGTGGCCATCGGTCGCGGTGGTGCCGATATTGCGGTCGAGCAAGCGCTCGAGCATGTCTATGGCTACGCCGTGGGACTGGACATGACCCGCCGCGACCTGCAGGCCGAAGCCAAGAAAATGGGCCGGCCCTGGGCCGTGGCGAAGGGCTTCGACCATGCCGCGCCTTGCTCGGCACTGGTGCCGGCAGCAACCATCGGCCATCCGAGCGAGGGCCGCATCTGGCTCGAAATCAATGGCGAAACCCGCCAGGAAGGCGACCTCGCCTCGCTGATCTGGAGCGTACCGGAGGTGGTCGCCTATCTGTCGCGGCTGTTCGTCCTCGAGCCCGGCGACCTGATCATGACCGGCACCCCCGCCGGCGTCGGCCCGGTGCAGCGCGGCGATCGCTTGAGCGGCGGCGTTGAAGGCATCGGTACGCTGGACATCACGGTGGGCTGA
- a CDS encoding TAXI family TRAP transporter solute-binding subunit, which yields MKLTKQLGLLAAAAAFTASTAAVAAPTFINILTGGTSGVYYPIGVAISQLYSKGIEGSKTSVQATKASVENLNLLQAGRGELGLALGDSVADGWNGVEDAGFKAPLKKLRAIGGAYPNYIQIVASKESGIKTLADLKGKSLSVGAPKSGTELNARAILKAAGLSYEDMGKVEYLPFAESVELIKNRQLDATLQSAGLGMAAIRDLSSTMALNYVEIPQDVVTKIGNDAYQAATIPAGTYDGQDADVPTVAITNILVTHEGVSDDVAYQMTKLLFENLDQLSKAHSAAKDIKLENATKALPIPLHPGAERYYKEVGAL from the coding sequence ATGAAATTGACCAAGCAACTCGGCCTGCTCGCTGCTGCCGCGGCCTTCACCGCCAGCACCGCAGCGGTTGCCGCGCCGACCTTCATCAATATCCTGACCGGCGGCACCAGCGGCGTGTACTACCCGATCGGCGTGGCCATTTCGCAGCTGTACAGCAAAGGCATCGAGGGCTCGAAAACCTCCGTACAGGCGACCAAGGCCTCGGTGGAAAACCTCAACCTGCTGCAAGCCGGCCGTGGCGAGCTGGGCCTGGCGCTCGGCGACTCGGTCGCTGACGGCTGGAACGGCGTCGAAGACGCAGGCTTCAAGGCTCCGCTGAAGAAACTGCGCGCCATCGGTGGCGCCTACCCGAACTACATCCAGATCGTTGCCAGCAAGGAGTCCGGCATCAAGACGCTGGCCGACCTCAAGGGCAAATCGCTTTCCGTAGGCGCACCGAAATCCGGTACCGAACTGAACGCCCGCGCCATCCTCAAGGCCGCCGGCCTGAGCTATGAAGACATGGGCAAGGTCGAGTACCTGCCGTTCGCCGAATCCGTCGAACTGATCAAGAACCGTCAGCTCGACGCAACCCTGCAGTCGGCCGGCCTGGGCATGGCGGCGATCCGCGACCTGTCTTCGACCATGGCGTTGAACTACGTGGAAATTCCGCAGGATGTCGTCACCAAGATCGGCAACGACGCCTACCAGGCGGCAACCATCCCGGCCGGCACCTATGACGGCCAGGATGCTGACGTACCGACCGTGGCGATCACCAACATCCTCGTGACCCACGAGGGCGTCTCGGACGACGTGGCGTATCAGATGACCAAGCTGCTGTTCGAAAACCTCGATCAGTTGAGCAAGGCTCACTCCGCGGCCAAGGACATCAAGCTGGAAAACGCTACCAAGGCGCTGCCGATCCCGCTGCATCCGGGCGCCGAGCGCTACTACAAGGAAGTCGGCGCACTCTGA
- a CDS encoding TRAP transporter permease, which produces MSELQQEQGLGGSPAGWPKALFYVALMFSIYQIIMAAFHPVSSQVLRAGHVGFLLMIVFLSFPLHGKGRPWQPMAWVLALAGMGTAFYQWYFEGDLIQRSGDLTTADFIVGVVLIVLVFEAARRVMGIALPIICAMFLAYGLLGQYLPGDLAHRGYGFDQLVNQLAFGTEGLYGTPTYVSATYIFLFILFGAFLEQAGMIKLFTDFAMGLFGHKLGGPAKVSVVSSALMGTITGSGVANVVTTGQFTIPLMKRFGYRAAFAGGVEATASMGSQMMPPVMGAVAFIMAETINVPFVEVAKAALIPALLYFGSTFWMVHLEAKRADLKGLPKDQCPSAMAAVKERWYLLIPLLVLVWLLFSGRTPMFAGIIGLSLTAIVILGSAIILKVSSFGLRIAFWIALGLLCAAFFQLGIGVIFGVIAALVAICWLIKGGRETLLVCLHALVEGARHAVPVGIACALVGVIIGVVSLTGVASTFAGYILAVGQDNLFLSLILTMLTCLVLGMGIPTIPNYIITSSIAAPALLDLGVPLIVSHMFVFYFGILADLTPPVALACFAAAPIAKETGLKISMWAVRIAIAGFVVPFMAVYNPALMLQGDSLWMTAYMLFKAAFAIGLWGIASIGYLQRPLAWWERVLGFAAGVTLIMALPVTDEIGFGIGALLLAQHIVRARRAGPALA; this is translated from the coding sequence ATGAGCGAATTACAACAAGAACAAGGCCTGGGCGGCAGCCCTGCCGGGTGGCCCAAGGCGCTGTTCTATGTCGCCCTGATGTTTTCCATCTACCAGATCATCATGGCGGCGTTTCATCCGGTATCGAGTCAGGTCCTGCGGGCGGGGCACGTCGGTTTCTTGCTGATGATCGTGTTCCTGAGCTTCCCCCTCCATGGCAAGGGCCGCCCCTGGCAACCCATGGCCTGGGTGCTGGCGCTGGCCGGCATGGGCACGGCGTTCTACCAGTGGTATTTCGAAGGCGACCTGATCCAGCGCTCCGGTGACCTGACCACGGCCGACTTCATCGTCGGGGTGGTGCTCATCGTCCTCGTGTTCGAGGCCGCGCGCCGGGTGATGGGCATCGCACTGCCTATCATCTGCGCGATGTTCCTCGCCTATGGCCTGCTCGGCCAGTACCTGCCGGGTGACCTCGCGCACCGCGGCTATGGCTTCGACCAGTTGGTCAATCAGCTGGCGTTCGGCACCGAAGGCCTGTACGGCACCCCAACCTACGTGTCCGCCACCTATATCTTCCTGTTCATCCTGTTCGGTGCCTTCCTTGAACAGGCCGGCATGATCAAGCTGTTCACCGATTTCGCCATGGGCCTGTTCGGCCACAAGCTCGGCGGCCCGGCGAAGGTGTCGGTGGTGTCGTCGGCCCTGATGGGCACCATCACCGGCTCGGGTGTGGCCAACGTGGTGACCACCGGCCAGTTCACCATCCCGCTGATGAAGCGCTTTGGTTACCGCGCCGCGTTTGCCGGCGGCGTCGAGGCGACGGCGAGCATGGGCAGCCAGATGATGCCACCCGTAATGGGCGCCGTAGCCTTCATCATGGCCGAGACGATCAACGTGCCCTTCGTCGAGGTGGCCAAGGCCGCGTTGATTCCGGCACTGCTGTATTTCGGCTCGACGTTCTGGATGGTTCACCTGGAAGCCAAGCGCGCCGACCTCAAGGGCCTTCCGAAGGATCAATGCCCGAGCGCCATGGCCGCCGTGAAAGAACGCTGGTATCTGCTGATTCCGCTGCTGGTGCTGGTCTGGCTGCTGTTCTCCGGCCGCACGCCCATGTTCGCCGGCATCATCGGCCTGTCGCTGACCGCCATCGTGATCCTTGGCTCGGCGATCATCCTGAAGGTCTCATCGTTCGGCTTGCGCATCGCCTTCTGGATCGCCCTGGGGCTACTTTGCGCCGCATTCTTCCAGCTGGGCATCGGGGTGATCTTCGGTGTCATCGCAGCACTGGTGGCAATCTGCTGGCTCATCAAGGGCGGCCGCGAGACCCTGCTGGTGTGCCTGCATGCACTGGTCGAAGGCGCCCGCCATGCGGTCCCGGTGGGCATCGCCTGTGCCCTGGTTGGCGTGATCATCGGCGTGGTTTCACTGACGGGTGTGGCCTCGACCTTTGCTGGTTACATCCTGGCGGTTGGCCAGGACAACCTGTTCCTCTCGCTGATCCTGACAATGCTGACCTGCCTGGTCCTGGGCATGGGCATCCCGACGATCCCCAACTACATCATCACCAGCTCGATCGCCGCGCCTGCGCTACTCGATCTCGGGGTGCCGCTGATCGTCTCGCATATGTTCGTCTTCTACTTCGGCATCCTTGCCGATCTCACCCCGCCCGTGGCGCTGGCCTGCTTCGCCGCCGCGCCGATTGCCAAGGAGACCGGGCTGAAAATCAGCATGTGGGCCGTGCGGATCGCCATCGCCGGGTTCGTGGTGCCGTTCATGGCGGTCTACAACCCGGCGCTGATGCTGCAGGGCGACAGCCTGTGGATGACCGCCTATATGCTGTTCAAAGCAGCGTTCGCCATCGGCCTGTGGGGTATCGCCTCGATCGGCTATCTACAGCGGCCGTTGGCTTGGTGGGAACGTGTGCTTGGGTTCGCCGCGGGTGTGACATTGATCATGGCGCTGCCGGTCACCGACGAGATCGGGTTCGGTATCGGTGCCTTGCTGCTGGCCCAGCACATCGTGCGAGCCCGCCGCGCCGGGCCGGCACTGGCATGA